The following are encoded together in the Ovis aries strain OAR_USU_Benz2616 breed Rambouillet chromosome X, ARS-UI_Ramb_v3.0, whole genome shotgun sequence genome:
- the TMEM187 gene encoding transmembrane protein 187 isoform X1, with product MVIAGLFAPILRQNGPPLVPTNQQNRCLPRSCYLHWGKVAASASEITGTSSCWLSWEAEECFAKKKKRNRLSEFSNNSRGSCFVELPILGPHLRFQMKPESGQALFHVALASCFCVATVHTGIFEGVSVQVGYEHYAEAPVTSLPAFLAMPFNSLVNMAYVFLGVYWLRSQARAPGGPAEKWRARYLKDVFAGMALVYGPVQWLRIGMQTRPSAVLDQWLTLPIFAWPVAWCLCLDGGWKPRLLLAVEGLSLCSYSLALLHPRGFELALGLHIAAAVGQALRTQVHHGNSSSGMYLALGVLSCLGFVVLKLCDHELAQWHLFQQLTGHFWSKVCDVLQFHFAFLFLTSLHTCRRCPPAEKMRSSVGRRGL from the exons ATGGTGATCGCTGGCCTTTTCGCGCCAATACT AAGGCAGAACGGGCCTCCACTGGTGCCAACCAATCAGCAGAACCGCTGCCTTCCTCGGAGCTGCTACCTCCACTGGGGCAAGGTCGCAGCATCTGCGTCGGAAATCACGGGGACTtcttcctgctggctcagctgggagGCTGAGGAGtgttttgcaaaaaagaaaaaaagaaaccgtTTATCCGAATTCTCAAATAATAGCCGAGGCAGCTGCTTTGTGGAGCTCCCCATCCTGGGGCCACACCTAAGGTTCCAGATGAAGCCTGAGTCGGGGCAGGCCCTCTTCCATGTGGCCCTGGCCAGCTGCTTCTGCGTGGCCACTGTCCACACTGGTATTTTCGAAGGTGTCTCTGTCCAAGTGGGCTATGAGCACTATGCGGAAGCCCCGGTCACCAGCCTCCCTGCCTTTCTGGCCATGCCCTTCAACTCCCTTGTTAACATGGCCTATGTGTTCCTGGGGGTGTACTGGCTGCGGAGCCAGGCCCGTGCCCCAGGAGGCCCTGCAGAGAAGTGGAGGGCTCGCTACCTGAAGGACGTCTTCGCAGGCATGGCCCTGGTCTATGGCCCGGTCCAGTGGCTGCGCATTGGGATGCAGACACGGCCCAGCGCTGTGCTGGACCAGTGGCTCACTTTACCCATCTTCGCGTGGCCGGTGGCCTGGTGCCTCTGCCTGGACGGGGGCTGGAAGCCCCGGCTCCTCCTGGCTGTCGAGGGCCTCTCCCTGTGCAGTTACAGCCTGGCCCTGCTGCACCCCCGTGGGTTTGAGCTGGCGCTGGGCCTGCACATTGCAGCTGCCGTGGGCCAGGCCCTGCGCACCCAGGTGCACCACGGCAACTCTTCCTCGGGAATGTACTTGGCTCTGGGCGTGCTCTCCTGCCTGGGCTTTGTGGTCCTCAAGCTATGTGACCATGAGCTCGCACAGTGGCATCTCTTCCAGCAGCTCACAGGGCACTTCTGGTCCAAAGTCTGTGACGTGCTTCAGTTCCACTTTGCCTTCCTGTTCCTGACCAGCTTACATACCTGCCGAAGGTGCCCACCTGCAGAGAAGATGCGTTCAAGTGTGGGAAGAAGGGGCTTATGA
- the TMEM187 gene encoding transmembrane protein 187 isoform X2: protein MKPESGQALFHVALASCFCVATVHTGIFEGVSVQVGYEHYAEAPVTSLPAFLAMPFNSLVNMAYVFLGVYWLRSQARAPGGPAEKWRARYLKDVFAGMALVYGPVQWLRIGMQTRPSAVLDQWLTLPIFAWPVAWCLCLDGGWKPRLLLAVEGLSLCSYSLALLHPRGFELALGLHIAAAVGQALRTQVHHGNSSSGMYLALGVLSCLGFVVLKLCDHELAQWHLFQQLTGHFWSKVCDVLQFHFAFLFLTSLHTCRRCPPAEKMRSSVGRRGL, encoded by the coding sequence ATGAAGCCTGAGTCGGGGCAGGCCCTCTTCCATGTGGCCCTGGCCAGCTGCTTCTGCGTGGCCACTGTCCACACTGGTATTTTCGAAGGTGTCTCTGTCCAAGTGGGCTATGAGCACTATGCGGAAGCCCCGGTCACCAGCCTCCCTGCCTTTCTGGCCATGCCCTTCAACTCCCTTGTTAACATGGCCTATGTGTTCCTGGGGGTGTACTGGCTGCGGAGCCAGGCCCGTGCCCCAGGAGGCCCTGCAGAGAAGTGGAGGGCTCGCTACCTGAAGGACGTCTTCGCAGGCATGGCCCTGGTCTATGGCCCGGTCCAGTGGCTGCGCATTGGGATGCAGACACGGCCCAGCGCTGTGCTGGACCAGTGGCTCACTTTACCCATCTTCGCGTGGCCGGTGGCCTGGTGCCTCTGCCTGGACGGGGGCTGGAAGCCCCGGCTCCTCCTGGCTGTCGAGGGCCTCTCCCTGTGCAGTTACAGCCTGGCCCTGCTGCACCCCCGTGGGTTTGAGCTGGCGCTGGGCCTGCACATTGCAGCTGCCGTGGGCCAGGCCCTGCGCACCCAGGTGCACCACGGCAACTCTTCCTCGGGAATGTACTTGGCTCTGGGCGTGCTCTCCTGCCTGGGCTTTGTGGTCCTCAAGCTATGTGACCATGAGCTCGCACAGTGGCATCTCTTCCAGCAGCTCACAGGGCACTTCTGGTCCAAAGTCTGTGACGTGCTTCAGTTCCACTTTGCCTTCCTGTTCCTGACCAGCTTACATACCTGCCGAAGGTGCCCACCTGCAGAGAAGATGCGTTCAAGTGTGGGAAGAAGGGGCTTATGA